Proteins encoded together in one Bactrocera neohumeralis isolate Rockhampton chromosome 4, APGP_CSIRO_Bneo_wtdbg2-racon-allhic-juicebox.fasta_v2, whole genome shotgun sequence window:
- the LOC126755113 gene encoding U-scoloptoxin(19)-Sm1a has translation MSCKVFSYLLSVLLIAQIPINGISAGTDDNEIDNAPEYYLLQGVKVYPADRECALLGGLCVHHSDCLEPTTNRGLCPANKHRGVECCYELPLRPAPCEQHLGICMNTCAEYLQRPGTDCQGGQVCCVLV, from the exons atgtccTGCAAAGTGTTCTCATATCTGCTAAGTGTTCTACTTATTGCACAGATACCGATAAACGGCATCAGCGCCGGCACGGATGATAACGAGATCGACAATGCGCCAGAATACTACT TGTTACAGGGAGTGAAAGTCTATCCCGCCGACCGCGAGTGTGCCCTCCTTGGCGGTTTGTGTGTGCACCACAGCGATTGCTTGGAGCCGACTACGAATCGGGGACTATGCCCAGCCAACAAACATCGTGGCGTGGAATGTTGTTATGAAT TGCCACTGAGGCCCGCACCGTGTGAGCAGCATTTGGGCATCTGCATGAACACCTGTGCCGAGTACCTACAGCGACCCGGCACCGATTGCCAAGGCGGACAAGTCTGTTGTGTCCTAGTCTAA